Below is a window of Nitrospirota bacterium DNA.
CGAAGCAAGCATTTCTTTTATTTTGCTATTTGCTATCATAAGGTCCAATGCCTTATTTATTGCCTCAGTATCTGTCTTTGCCTTTGTGATTTTCCTGACAGCCTTGATCTTTGAAGAATCAAGAATAAACTGTTTCCTTACTTTTAAAGTTGTGCTCACGATTATCACCTCCATGTGTATTTTATAAAATTATATACACATTGTCAACGCATTAAAATCCTGAGATTCTCAATTCCTTACAACTCCTCATGCGGTCTTTCTGCTGCGACCTTCTCCACCTTCTCAATGACCTCAACCTCTCCCCTTGCCTTCTTCCTTATATGCTCGTATTCCTCAGCATAGACTGGAAGTTCTTTATCAATAAGGACGCCTATTGTGAACTTTCCCGTCATATCTTTATCCTTCGCCTTTTCAACCTGAACCACATGATCCCTCTGATAGAAAAGCATATCTACCGCTGAGCCCATCCTGTTAAGTCTACCATAATAAACATGACAGTGGCTTATAACCTCCACTACACCGAAGCCCCTCTTAAGCAGTGCCTTCTCTATTAATCTATCGAGCATCCTTGCATGAAATACCGTCCCCCTCGCAACAAATGGCGCACCTGCTGCCTCCACAAGCCTCGATATATCAAAACTGTGTTCTATGGTACCATAAGGGGCTGTGGTTGCCTTTCTGCCATAATCCGTGGTTGGTGAATACTGTCCACCTGTCATTCCATATATACTGTTATTGAGAATAATTGCAGTGATGTCTATGTTTCTCCTTGCGGCATGTATGAGATGATTCCCTCCTATGGCAGTAGCATCTCCATCTCCCATAACGACTATGACCTTAAGTTCTGGGTTAGCGAGTTTGATGCCTGTTGCAAATGTAAGTGCCCTGCCGTGTGTGGTATGAAGGGTATCAAAATCACAGTATGTAGCAATTCTTCCAATACATCCAATACCAGAGACCATGACAATCTCATTCTTATCCCAGCCCGTTCTATCTATAGCCCTTATCAGAGCGCT
It encodes the following:
- a CDS encoding type II toxin-antitoxin system VapB family antitoxin; the encoded protein is MSTTLKVRKQFILDSSKIKAVRKITKAKTDTEAINKALDLMIANSKIKEMLASIEGKGNIKDVYGRVSC
- a CDS encoding 2-oxoacid:ferredoxin oxidoreductase subunit beta, with the translated sequence MVEKEEEKEIELTRLIHKYLRHDKKFPTVWCPGCGNGILLSALIRAIDRTGWDKNEIVMVSGIGCIGRIATYCDFDTLHTTHGRALTFATGIKLANPELKVIVVMGDGDATAIGGNHLIHAARRNIDITAIILNNSIYGMTGGQYSPTTDYGRKATTAPYGTIEHSFDISRLVEAAGAPFVARGTVFHARMLDRLIEKALLKRGFGVVEVISHCHVYYGRLNRMGSAVDMLFYQRDHVVQVEKAKDKDMTGKFTIGVLIDKELPVYAEEYEHIRKKARGEVEVIEKVEKVAAERPHEEL